The window GGGTGGTGATGAGGGGTCTATTAcatttcacatgttccagaatggATTCCACAGAGTGCCTCACACTGAGAACAAGGCTATATATAACCTACCAGTTGCAGCAGGAATTAAAGGGTCGGgacagctgagggagagagaccagccgCCCCGGAGTACACTCCTTATGGTTCAAATCACAAAGGCCGAACCCTTAACTCCTCTTTCCAGGCTGGGCAGTGAAGAGAGCCTAAGCTCGGAGCTCTGCCGTgtggacaggagacagacaggacagacaccaAGGACCAAGACGCCCTAGATCTCTTGTTCCCTGCTTATCGACTGGGAGTTGTCCCCCTGGACCGAGGCACCATGGCTCTGTCCATCGACCCAACGGAGGAGCCCAGGATGTACCAGCAGACCCTGTTGCAGGACGGACTCTATGATCTACTGGAGAATGACAAGCTGGTGGACTGTGTCCTGAAGATCAAGGGCAAGGAGTTCCCCTGCCACCGTCTGGTGCTGTGTGCCTGCTCGTCTTTCTTTAGGGCCCTGTTCCTGTCAGAtctggaagaggagaagaagagagaggtggtgttggaGGATGTAGAGCCGGGGGTCATGGGTCTGATTCTGAagtacctctatacctccaccatTAACGTGACAGAGCAGAATGTCCAGGACATCTTCTCTGTAGCCAACATGTTCCAGATCCCCTCGATCTTCACAGTGTGTGTCTCCTTCCTCCAGAAGAAACTCAGTCTCAGTAACTGTCTGGCTATATTCCGACTGGGCCTGATGCTGGACTGTCCTCGCCTCGCTGTCTCCGCTCGCAACTACGCCTGCGAACGCTTCCAGCTCATCTCCCGTGACGATGAGTTCCTGACGCTGGGGCCCAGCGAGCTGGCAGCTATCTTGACAGCGGACACACTGAATGTAGAAACGGAGGAAGAGGTGTTTGAGGCCGTGGAGAAGTGGGTCGGTCAAGATGTGGAGAACAGGCTGAAGGAACTACCCGGACTGATGGACTGTGTCAGACTCAGACTGGTCCACAAGGACTACTTTACTGAGATGGTGAGCAGTATGGTCTAGTGTTAAATCGCCCTGTCCCTCCAGGTGGAGAAGCAGGTGATTCTGATAAATCTCCCTGTCCCACCAGGTGGAGAAGCAGGTGATTGTTGTATTAAATCTCCCTGTCCCTCCAGGTGGAGAAGCAGGTGATTCTGATAAATCTCCCTGTCCCACCAGGTGGAGAAGCAGGTGATTCTGATAAATCTCCCTGTCCCACCAGGTGGAGAAGCAGGTGATTGTTGTATTAAATCTCCCTGTCCCTCCAGGTGGAGAAGCAGGTGATTCTGATAAATCTCCCTGTCCCACCAGGTGGAGAAGCAGGTGATTGTTGTATTAAATCTCCCTGTCCCACCAGGTGAAGAAACAGGTGATTGTTTTATTAAATCTCCCTGTCCCACCAGGTGGAGAAGCAGGTGATTGTGATTAAATCTCCCTGTCCCTCCAGGTGGAGAAGCAGGTGATTCTGATAAATCTCCCTGTCCCACCAGGTGGAGAAGCAGGTGATTGTTGTATTAAATCTCCCTGTCCCACCAGGTGAAGAAACAGGTGATTGTTTTATTAAATATCCCTGTCCCACCAGGTGGAGAAGCATGTGATTGTTGTATTAAATCTCCCTGTCCCACCAGGTGGAGAAGCAGGTGATACTGATACATCTCCCTGTCCCACCAGGTGGAGAAGCAGGTGATTCTGATAAATCTCCCTGTCCCACCAGGTGGAGAAGCATGTGATTGTTGTATTAAATCTCCCTGTCCCACCAGGTGGAGAAGCAGGTGATACTGATACATCTCCCTGTCCCACCAGGTGGAGAAGCAGGTGATTCTGATAAATCTCCCTGTCCCACCAGGTGGAGAAGCATGTGATTGTTGTATTAAATCTCCCTGTCCCACCAGGTGGAGAAGCAGGTGATACTGATACATCTCCCTGTCCCACCAGGTGGAGAAGCATGTGATTGTTGTATTAAATCTCCCTGTCCCACCAGGTGGAGAAGCAGGTGATACTGATACATCTCCCTGTCCCACCAGGTGGAGAAGCATGTGATTGTTGTATTAAATCACCCTGTCCCACCAGGTGGAGAAACAGGTGATTGTTGTATTAAATCTCCCTGTCCCACCAGGTGGAGAAACAGGTGATTGTTGTATTAAATCTCCCTGTCCCACCAGGTGAAGAAACAGGTGATTGTTGTATTAAATCTCCCTGTCCCACCAGGTGGAGAAGCAGGTGATACTGATACATCTCCCTGTCCCACCAGGTGGAGAAGCAGGTGATTGTTGTATTAAATCTCCCTGTCCCACCAGGTGGAGAAGCAGGTGATTGTTGTATTAAATCTCCCTGTCCCACCAGGTGAAGAAACAGGTGATTGTTGTATTAAATCTCCCTGTCCCACCAGGTGAAGAAACAGGTGATTGTTGTATTAAATCTCCCTGTCCCACCAGGTGAAGAAACAGGTGATTGTTGTATTAAATCTCCCTGTCCCACCAGGTGAAGAAACAGGTGATTGTTGTATTAAATCTCCCTGTCCCACCAGGTGGAGAAGCAGGTGATACTGATACATCTCCCTGTCCCACCAGGTGGAGAAGCAGGTGATTGTTGTATTAAATCTCCCTGTCCCACCAGGTGGAGAAGCAGGTGATTCTGATAAATCTCCCTGTCCCACCAGGTGGAGAAGCAGGTGATTGTTGTATTAAATCTCCCTGTCCCACCAGGTGGAGAAGCAGGTGATACTGATACATCTCCCTGTCCCACCAGGTGGAGAAGCAGGTGATACTGATACATCTCCCTGTCCCACCAGGTGGAGAAGCAGGTGATTCTGATAAATCTCCCTGTCCCACCAGGTGGAGAAGCATGAGTGGATCTGCTCCAACCCTGAAATGGAGAAGAGGCTTCAAATGGTCAGAGACGCTCGTGCTGGAAAACTGCCTGACCTCCCGCCTCAGAAGAAAACAAAGAAGAAGACGGAAGAAAATAAGACAGAGcagaaggggggagaggagaaggagggagaggaagaggaggaggaggaggaggaggaggctctaCTCCCGGGGATCTTGAATGATCAACTGCGTTTTGGGATGTTCCTGAGAGACCTGGTGTTCATGGTGAGTGACACGGGGGCGGTGGCGTACGACCCCACAGGGAACGACTGTTACGTCGCCTCGCTCTCCACTCAGATCCCCAAGAACCATGCCTCCCTTGTCACCAAAGAGAACCAGATCTTTGTTGCTGGGGGGCTGTTCTACAATGAGCTGAACAAGGAGGATCCTCTCAGCTCCTACTTCTTACAGGTAGGATGTTGTAATTATTATACACCTGTTATTAATACAGATAGGATGTTATAATTATTATATACCTGTTATTAATACAGGTAGGATGTTATAATTATTATACACCTGTTATTAATACAGGTAGGATGTTATAATTATTATATACCTGTTATTAATACAGGTAGGGTGTTATAATTATTATACACCTATTATTAATACAGGTAGGATGTTATAATTATTATATACCTGTTATTAATACAGGTATGATGTTATTATCATGTTATTATCAAATTTTACTT is drawn from Oncorhynchus tshawytscha isolate Ot180627B linkage group LG29, Otsh_v2.0, whole genome shotgun sequence and contains these coding sequences:
- the klhl40b gene encoding kelch-like protein 40b, which produces MALSIDPTEEPRMYQQTLLQDGLYDLLENDKLVDCVLKIKGKEFPCHRLVLCACSSFFRALFLSDLEEEKKREVVLEDVEPGVMGLILKYLYTSTINVTEQNVQDIFSVANMFQIPSIFTVCVSFLQKKLSLSNCLAIFRLGLMLDCPRLAVSARNYACERFQLISRDDEFLTLGPSELAAILTADTLNVETEEEVFEAVEKWVGQDVENRLKELPGLMDCVRLRLVHKDYFTEMVEKHEWICSNPEMEKRLQMVRDARAGKLPDLPPQKKTKKKTEENKTEQKGGEEKEGEEEEEEEEEEALLPGILNDQLRFGMFLRDLVFMVSDTGAVAYDPTGNDCYVASLSTQIPKNHASLVTKENQIFVAGGLFYNELNKEDPLSSYFLQYDPVSADWLGMPPIPSPRFLFGLAEAENSIFMVGGKELKEQESSTLDSVLVYDRQSFKWGESDPIPYPVYGHATVSHDGLIYVIGGKSDSKKVTKRMCVYYAQRFEWKELAPMQLARSLFGATIHKDKIYVAAGVTDTGLTDTMEVYDINTNKWSDFVEFPQGRSSLSLASVAGGLYAVGGFAMMPSEDKEELLPKEMNDIWRYDEGERKWVGVLREIQYASGATILGARLNTLRLTKM